The DNA sequence CTCGGGCCTGGTCGGTCTGGTCATCTTCGTGATGTTCATGGCCCCGCCCGTCGCCATCGTCACCGGCTTGATCCACTGAGGAAGGGCACGTCATCATGACCGATACACTCATCCACGGCCTGTACCGTGAAGGCGAGAAGATCGCCGACGCGAAGGCTCCCCACAACGTTCCGATCGCGCAGCGTTGGGAACAGCGCAAGTTCTCCGCCGCGCTGGTCAACCCCGCTAACCGCCGTAAGCTGCGCGTCATCATCGTCGGCTCCGGCCTCGCGGGCGGCGCCGCCGCGGCTTCGCTCGGCGAAATGGGCTACAACGTCGACTGCTTCTTCTACCAAGACTCCGCCCGTCGCGCGCACTCCATCGCCGCGCAGGGTGGCATTAACGCCGCGAAGAACTACCGCAACGACAACGACTCCGTCTACCGTCTCTTCTACGACACGGTCAAGGGCGGCGACTACCGCGCCCGCGAGGACAACGTCTACCGCCTCGCCGAGGTCAGCGCGAACATCATCGACCAGTGTGTCGCGCAGGGAGTCCCCTTCGCCCGCGAGTACGGCGGCCTCCTCGACAACCGCTCCTTCGGTGGCGTGCAGGTCTCCCGTACGTTCTACGCGCGCGGACAGACGGGGCAGCAGCTCCTGATCGGCGCCTACCAGGCGCTCGAGCGTCAGGTTGCGGCCGGCACGGTCAAGGAATACTCCCGCCACGAGATGGTTGAGCTCATCGTGGATGAGGGCAAGGCGCGCGGCATCATCGCTCGCGACATGTCCACCGGCAAGCTCGAGACCTTCATCGCCGACGCGGTGGTCCTGGCCACCGGCGGCTATGGCAACGTGTTCTTCCTGTCCACCAACGCGATGGGCTGCAACGCGACCGCCATTTGGCGTGCGTACCGCAAGGGTGCCTACTTCGGCAACCCCTGCTTCACGCAGATCCACCCCACGTGCATCCCCCAGCACGGCGACCAGCAGTCAAAGCTGACCCTCATGTCGGAGTCGCTGCGTAACGACGGTCGTATCTGGGTTCCCAAGCGTGCCGAGGACTGCGAGAAGGACCCGCGCCAGATCCCGGAAGAGGATCGCGACTACTACCTGGAGCGCATCTACCCCTCCTTCGGTAACCTCGTTCCCCGCGACATCGCGTCGCGTCAGGCCAAGAACATGTGTGACGAGGGCCGTGGCGTCGGCCCGAAGATCGACGGTGTCGCCCGCGGCGTCTACCTCGACTTCTCCGACGCGATCAACCGCATGGGCCTGGACGCCGTGTCTGCCAAGTACGGCAACCTCTTCGACATGTACGAGCGGATCACGGGCGACAACCCCTACGAGGTGCCGATGCGCATCTACCCGGCCGTCCACTACACCATGGGTGGCCTGTGGGTTGACTACGACCTCGAGTCGAACCTGCCCGGTCTGTATGTGACCGGCGAGGCGAACTTCTCCGATCATGGCGCGAACCGTCTGGGTGCCTCTGCGCTCATGCAGGGCCTGTCGGACGGCTACTTCGTCCTGCCCAACACGATCAACGACTACCTGGCGCACTGCTTCCACCTGCCCAAGCTGGACGAGAACTCGCCCTCCGTCAAGGAGGCCCTCGACTCGGCTCAGGGACGCATCGACACCCTCATGTCGGTGGGCGGCACCCGATCCGTGGACTCGTTCCACAAGGAGCTGGGCAAGATCATGTGGGAGTACTGCGGCATGGAGCGCACGGAGGAAGGCCTCAAGAAGGCCATCCGTATGATCCGCGAGCTGCGCGCCGACTACTGGAAGAACGTTCGCGTTCCCGGCAAGTCGATCGGCGAACTCAACCAGTCCCTCGAGAAGGCCGGCCGCGTCGCCGACTTCATGGAGCTGGGCGAGCTCATGTGCATCGACGCGCTACACCGCGAAGAGTCGTGTGGTGGCCACTTCCGCGCGGAGTCGCAGACTCCCGAGGGTGAGGCACTGCGTCACGACGACAAGTTCCTGTACGTGGCGGCATGGGAGTTCGCTGGTGAAGACGAGCCCCCGATCCTCCACAAGGAAGACCTGATTTACAACGACATCGAGCTGAAGCAGCGGAGCTACAAGTGAACCTGACACTGAGGATCTGGCGCCAAAACGGTCCCGAAGACAAGGGCGCAATTCATGAATACCAGGTGAAGGGAATCTCGGAAGAGTCCTCGTTCCTGGAGATGCTCGACGTCTTGAACGAAGAGCTCTTCGCACGAGGCGAGGAACCCATCGCCTTCGACTCCGACTGCCGCGAAGGCATCTGCGGTCAGTGCGGCATCGTCATCAACGGCATCGCTCACGGCCCGGAGGTCACCACGACCTGCCAGCTGCACATGCGTTCCTTTAACGATGGCGACGTCATCACGATCGAGCCGTGGCGTGCATCCGGCTTCCCGATCATCAAGGACCTCGTGGTCAACCGCAGCGCCCTGGATCGCATCATCCAGGCCGGTGGCTACATCTCCGTGAACACGGGTGCAGCTCCCGACGCCCACGCGACCCCGGTCCCGAAGCAGGACGCGGATCGCGCGTTCGAAGCTGCCGCGTGCATCGGTTGTGGTGCGTGCGTGGCAGCCTGCCCGAACGCCTCCGCGATGCTCTTCACCTCCGCGAAGGTCACGCACCTCGGCCTGCTCCCGCAGGGCAAGCCCGAGAACTACAAGCGCGTGGTGGGCATGCTCAACCAGATGGACGAGGAGGGCTTCGGCTCCTGCTCCAACATCGGCGAGTGTGCTGCGGTGTGCCCCAAGCAGATCCCGCTCGACGTGATCGCAAACCTCAACCGCCAGCTCGGCAAGGCCGCCTTCAAGGGCGTCTGATCGACCTGTAGTGGCCTCGCGGGAGGGCCCGGCGCGTATGCGTCGGGCCCTCCCGCGCTTATCCCCGTGAGGGTGAACCACTCGGAGCCGGTCTCAGCGAGCAGGCGCTGGTCGGATACACTGATCTGTTAGACACCAGTAGGGGGAGGCCAGCATGAGTGCGCATCAGAGATCGAGCCGACAGGGGGCCGAGCGCTCTCCATACGAGTCGCAGGAGGAGCGTCGCTACGACGTCCAACCCTGGCGCAAGGCCGCGTACTACGGGGGCGCTGTCCTAGTCGCCATTGGCTTCATCCTGTTCTTCGTCCCTTTTCTTGCCGTCTTCTCTTTCCTTAGTACGTTTGCCCCGGGGCCAGGCGGTCCCGGCCCCGGTTTCTTCGCAGCCTTTCGGGCTTTTCCCGTGGGGTTCGTGGGCTTTTTCCTCATCCTGGCGGGGCAGAGTCTTCGTGCGGTGGGGCGTCAGGGGCTAGCCGGTTCGGGCGTTGTCCTCTCCCCCGAGGGCGAGGCACGCGATGCCGAGCCGTGGCAACGCTCCAAGGGTGCCCAGTTGCAGGATGCCCTCGAAGAGGTACCGATCATCCGCGATGCCGTCGCGTGCGGCGCCGGTGGGGAAACGCAGATCAGGGTTCGCTGCTCCTCCTGTGGATACCTGGAGACCGAGGACGCCAGGTTCTGCTCCGGGTGCGGGGCGTCAATGTTTCCCTCCTGAGAGCCGCAACCGGATTGGCCGACGATCTGCGAGAGTCGCGGCTCGGATCCACATGCACGGACCCGCCGAGGCGTATCATGAATGCATCGAGGGCTCAGAGAGGAGTTCTGCCATGCAATTCGATGAGACCGGCCCGAACACGCATACGCGGCGTTACTGGGTGAGCGCGACGATCGGTATTGGAGCAATGCTCGTCTTCGCGATCCTCTCCATCCTGCTTGTTCTGGGCGTCGTCCTCGGATCGCCCGCGATCCGTCCCATCGCAGATTCGCTTTTCCCGTGGTCTCTGGTGGTGCTCGCGATCGCCGGTGGTGCGATGTTCGTCGCGAACGTGCGCCAGCGCACCTAGGCCTACGCCGCCTGCTGAGCCTTATTGGTCCTCGTTGCCGCCGTGTGCGGCGGCGACGTACGCTGCGGCTTAAACTAGGGGACGTGAGTGAACCCCTGGTCCTTGGTATCGAGTCAACGTGTGACGAGACCGGCGTCGGCCTCGTGCGCGGAACGCAGCTTCTGGCCGACCGTACGGCCACGTCGATGGATGAGTACGCCCGCTACGGTGGCATCATCCCGGAGATTGCCTCGCGCGCTCACCTGGAGTCTTTCCTACCCACGCTCAACGCTGCCGTGGACGAGGCCGGGGTGACCCTCGCTGACGTTGACGCGATCGCGGTCGCGGCAGGCCCTGGACTCGTCGGTTCGCTGACTGTCGGTATCTGCGCTGCCAAGGCCCTGGCGTCGTCGCTGGGCAAACCCCTGTACGGCGTGAATCACGTGATCGGTCACCTGGCGGTTGACAAGCTCGCAGACGGTCCGCTTCCCGAGCACTTCATCGGCCTGGTCGTCTCCGGCGGTCACTCGAACATCCTCGACATCCGTAACATCGCGACGGATGTCGTCGAACTCGGGGGCACGCTGGACGACGCGGCTGGTGAGGCCTTTGACAAGGTGGGGCGCCTCCTCGACCTGCCCTACCCGGGTGGCCCGCACGTGGATCGCCTGTCCCAGCAGGGGGACCGCGAGGCGATCCGCTTCCCGCGTGGCCTGGCCGCCGGCAAGGACAAGGAACGCCACAAGTATGACTTCTCCTTCTCGGGTTTGAAGACCGCCGTCGCGCGCTACCTTGAGGGCGCGAATGCTCGAGGCGAGGTCGTCAGCAAGGAAAACGTGTGTGCGGCTTTTTCAGAGGCCGTCAACGACTCTCTGAGTGCAAAGGCCGTTCGTGCCGCTCTGGATACCGGCTGTCGCACGATTGTTGTCGGGGGAGGTTTCTCAGCGAACTCGCGCCTGCGTACGCTACTGGCGCAGCGTGCCGAGGCAGTGGGGGTGAGCGTGCGCATGCCTCCGCTGCGTTTCTGCACGGACAACGGCGCTCAGATTGCTGCGATCGGATCGGAACTGGTCGCGGCTGGCCTGGCCCCCTCGGACTGGGACTTCTCCCCGGATTCGAGCATGGAACTCACGACGACGTACCTCGCGCCGCGTGCCTAAGAGCGCGGGGTGTGGCTAGCGCAGGCCATCCATGAAGCTCTGTGCGACCGACCCCCACGAGGTATAGAAACCAGCCACCATGTTTCCCGCGATGCCGATGAGCATCGCGGCGCTAGCAGTTGCCGCGCCTAGGGAAGTGAGCCGAGCCAGGTAGGCGAGCGTGGAGCGAAGCGGACGAGGGAGAGAATCGAGAGCGGCCGCGCGACCCGCGCGGTGACGCGCGTGGCTACGGCTTTCGGAGCGCTCGGCATCTTCCTCGTGGCGTTGGACGTACCATCGCGGTGCCCAGCACCACACAAGCAGAAGCGAGACGAATGCGCTTACGATAGTGGCCGCCAGTACCAGGTAGCTGTTTGGAGCCGTGGGGTGCGTCGTTGGGGTCGTGGTCGTCGCTGGCACAATCGAGGTGCTCGCCTCGGACGACTGCGCTGTGGCGGAAGTCGAAGCGGCCCCCACAGCGTGGGCAACGCGGTCGGAGGACCCCCACCAGGCCAGCATCGTTGGAATGTGTTCGCGCCACAGCGGTCCCGCGTGTCCACCGGTCGGTGGGATATCCGTCGTCACGGTGTCGGGCTCCTTGACAGCCGCGGCCATTTTCAGGGCGGTGTAGGCACCGCCAACCGCATCGTCGCCGGCCGCCATCGCGTAGATGCGCATTCCGTCGGCAGTGCGATTCGCCAGCATCGTCGAGAGCGTGTTATCCGCCAGGTACTGCTCGCCCTGGTTGGTCATCTGCCCCTCGATCTGCGTGTCGTATCCGGACAGAGAGGCAGCAGCACCGAAGGTCTCGGGCGTACGCAGCGCAGTCCAGATCGCGCAGTAGGCACCCGCTGAGAAGCCGCCGATCATCCAGGCGTCGCGGTTGTCGGTCGTGTTGGGGAAGTTGTGGCGGATCATCTCGGGAATTTCGTGTGCAGCCCACGTGTAGACAGCAGGCCGTCCCTCGATATCAGCGCAATCGTGGGCGTTTTCGTCGACGCTCAGGGATGGAGCTACGACGATTGTCGGGGGAATGATACCTGCGTCGACGGCCTCGTCGAGGGCTTGCTGCACCTGCGCGCCCTGCGTGGTGCCGTCGGCCTCGCCCGGGTACCCGTGGAGAAGTTCAATGACCGCGTAGGTCTTACCATCGTTGGGGGAGTAGTCGCGAGGAGTGATGACGAAGACAGGTAGCGTGATGCCGCTCGTGGGGCCGGTCCATGTGGTCGTGAGCATGCCGTCCTCGGTGCGCGTGAATGTCGCATCGAGATCGGACGTGGCGGCCGACTGGGCATCGATGGTGGCCTCGCCCCCCGTGGATGGCTGTGGCCCCACGACGGCGGAGGCAAGGAGTTTGCCGAGGTCTCCGCTGGTCTTGACGAGGCCAAGTGAACGGTTGAATACGAGGGCGCTCGCGGAGGCAACGAGCAGCGTAGGAACAAGGACGATAACCGTACGGCCGAGCCAGCGTGCCGTGCGCCCAGAGCTGCGCGCCGGTGCCGAGCGTGTGAGGAGCGCGGCCCCCGTGAGGAGGGAAACACCCGCGAGGATGGTCACGACCACGAGGGTCTTCATCGATGTGAGCGGGATGGAAGCAATGATGCTCATTGGTGATGCTTTCAGGAACTGGCGTGAGAGGCCTCGGAGGGCTCATGCGCGTGGGAGGAGGCGCTGCCGCGCGAGGCAGTGCGCGTGGAGCGCAGGTCGCCCACACCCTTGGCCGCGAGCTTGGTGAGGCCACTGGCGACCGAGGCGACGAGCGTGAGGGTCTGCGCGGGGGAGACGTGGGGGACGTAGGCGTGCGAGATTGCCAGGCCGACGGTCGCGAGGGACGCCGGATCCGGCACCGCCAGGTACAGGGACTGCGTGCGCGGCTTGAACTTTCGCTTGAACGCGTGTAGTGAGGTAAAGCCGTAAAGCGGCTCCATGATGGCGGCCAGCGCGTCGGTGAGCGGCCCGAAGGCCGATGTATCCTCCGCTGAGCGCGACAGGGGAGCACCGGAGAGCGAGAGGACCTTCAGGCCCTCCTCCTGCGCGTCCAGGGCGGCCTTTCCTATGAGGAACTCGATCGCTGGACGCCACCCGTCTGTGCGTCGGCGCATGACGTCCAGGGTCAGGCCGACGATCTGTCCGTCGCGGTAGATGGGCAGCCACGAGGTGACGGCGTGGATCGTGGATTCCCCGTCGATGGCGACCAGGATGCGTGTTTCGGGAACCGCGAGCTCGCGCACGCCTCCCAGCGTAAAACTCATCTCGGGCAGCGCCTTGTCAGCACTCCACGAATTGGAGATGACGGTGATCTGGTCGCGCCAGCCCGCCGGGCACTCCTCCCAGGTGGTCCACACGGCCTCGACGCCCTCGCGTGTCGCGTGGTTCATGGCGGTGCGCACGTCCTGGTAGGCCTTTCCCTTGAAGGCGAGGCCGGGTAGATCCAGCAGGGACTCTTCGGCGACCTGCATGATCGTCCAGCCCGCCTCACGCGCGGCCTGCGCGAGCTCCTCGTGGATCGAGTAGAGAGCGGGGGTCAGGCCCGAGGCGGAGGCGAAGGAAGAGAACTGCGCAATCGCCTCGGATGCCGCGCCCGGCCTGTAGGCCAGGTCTGTGACCGTCAGCGCGACGCCGCCCGACCCGCGATAGGCGACCCCTGCCTCGGCGGAAGGCGAGACCCACACCTGGCTGCCCTCCCAGGTCTGCATCCACCCGAGGGTGCCCGCGCCGTGGGAGCGCAGGAGCGGCGTGAGAGCGTCGAGCGGGGAGGACAGGGGGATGCGAGGCCGGGCGAGCAGCGCACTGAGGATGATCGCGAGGGTACCGACCCAGGCGACGAGAGGCACCCACAGGACCGGGGCCTCGGCGAAGAGAGTCATCGGAACCAGGGAGGGCTCGAAGATTGAGGCCGTCGCCGTGGGGAGCAACGCGAGCGTGTAGTCGTGGAGGACCTGAAACACAGTCGCATAGTCCGTGACGGCGAGTTCGTCGCCGGAGGTGAGAGCAGCGAGAGGCACGAACGAGTCGCTGGTGAGAAAACCGAGAATGAGGACCGCGCCCGCGCAGCCCACCATTAGAAGGATCCAACGGCGCAGCAGGGTCGAGGTTGTGGAGGGCTCAGCATGGATCGTGAAGGAACGGCGTACCCACCAGGCGATGACGCATAGCGCGACGTTGAGGATGACCGGGACCAGGAGGAACGATGCGGTGGTCATGAGCTCGGGCCTTGCCATGCCCTTCTCGTCGGTGCCCTGCGCCAGTGCCACGGCCGTCGACGCGACGGTCGACAGGCCGAGAACGCCCTGGAGGACGAGAGTTCCGTAGTATGCGGCGCGCCTGCCCTTGCGCAGCCCGTAGGCGAAGATCAGCTGCAGCGTGATGGGGGCAAGGCACAGGAGAGTCGTGATGACACCCGTTCGGCCCTCGAGCCACCAGGCGGGCCCCAGGGACCAGCGCATCTGTGCGAGCGGACCCTCGGGTGCAGAGGAGACGACGGTCAGAGCAGCCGCACAGGCCCAACACAAAGCGGCGACAGAAGCGAGCTGGCGTCCGATCGTGATCTCGTCCCCGGAGCCGCTGTGCGCTCCGCGCACACCCGCGAGGCGAGCGGCCGCCATGCCCGCGAGGAGGGCCCACACCCTCGCGTACGAGAGCGCCGATCCCAGGATTGCCGCCGACAGGATGAGGATTCCGATGAGGAGGAAACGCGCACGCCAGCGCCAGTGAGAGGCCAGTGATTGAGCGGCAGCGCCCGCGAGCGCAACGAGAATCAGGCTCGTGCCCCACAGACTTCCCTCGTCGATGCTTAGTCCCCACATGGAAAAAACCGTCGTGAGTGCCGGGAGAGTCAGCCACGTGGCCGTAACGCCGGCGACCTGGCCGGCTACGGCCACGGCAATCCACGCGCGCGTTCCCAGGTGTCTCTCGGCTGCGCCGCCCGCGATGATCATGGTGACGATGCCGAGCACGGCGGTGGCGAGGAAGTTACCGGGAACCGCGCCGACGGAGGAGAGGATCGACCACCAGTGGGGAGCTGAGGGAGAAGCCTCGAGTGCGGTGAACTGGTCGCGCCACACCCAGTATGTCGCCGACATGACCGTTAAGGCGATGGTGAGGATGGCCGTGCCGGGGCAGCGCGAGAGCCAACGGATGGTGAGGAGCGCCAACGAGGAAGGAAGGAGCCAGAGGGTCTTCGCAGTGACACCGATGCGGGAAGTGATCCTGACCAGGGTGGATGGCGCGCTTTGAGCCTCTGGGGTGCCAACAGCTTCCTGTTCCACGCGGGACTACCTTTCAGATCTCTGGTTCCTGCCGCATCAACGATAATACCGTGCGCTGAGAGTCACCTGAGAATTGTCACGGAGATGGGAGCCAGAAGAAGTTGCCCCGCGTCGCGTAGCGGCGCGGGGCAACGAAGCAAGGACGTTTAAGCGCGCAGGGTAGCGAACTCGGCGAGGGCCAGAGGACGACCCGCGCTCATCTCGGCGCGCATGAGGTCCACGACCGCGTCGAGGCCCTGGCCGGGGCGCGCAGCCGCCGCGACGGCGCGTTGGCGCTCGTAGGAGGCGCCGAGCGTCAGGATCGTTTCGAGGCCGGCGAACTCGCGTGCGCAACCAAGGTCAGCGGCCACGGGAGCCAGCTCCTCCTTCAAGCGAGCGATACCGTCGCGGGCACTCTCGGTCGTGCCGTCACGCGAGACGATGAGGGTCGCGTCCATGCCGTAGCGGGCCGATCGCCACTTGTTCTCCGCGACGAACCAGTCCGGCAGGGAAGGAAGCGGCTCGCCCGCGTCGTAGAGGCGCGAGAAGTGTTCGACGAGGACGTGGGTGACGGCCGCGAAGGTGCCAACTTCGGTCGCGTTGGTCGCCGCGTCGTACACGCGGTTTTCGATCGTGCCGAAGGCGGGGGAGGGACGGATGTCCCAGCGGACCTCGTCGAAGCTCTCGATGACGCCCGTGCGGATCATGTCGTTCGTGTAGGCCTCCAGGTCTTCCCACGTGTCGAACTGGCGTGGGATGCCGGCGGTGGGGAGCTGTTGGAAGACCATCGAGCGGTTGGACGCGTAGCCGGTGTCCTCGCCCGCCCAGAAGGGGGAGGACGCGGAGATGGCCTGCAGGTGGCCCAGGTGTGCGGTGAGGGCGGCCTGGATCGGGAGGATCTTCGCGCGGTCTTCGACGCCGACGTGGACGTGGACGCCGTACAGGAGCATCTGGTGGCCCCAGTAGGCGGTGCGCTCGACCAGCTGCGCGTAGCGCTCTGAATCCGTCACGCGCTGGCGTCCTGGGCGCGCGAAGGGGTGCGTGCCCGCGGTCGCCAAGTCGATGCGCAGGTCCGAGGCCAGGGGAGTCAGGTAGTCGACGCAGTCCGTGAGGTCGGCGAGGCACTCTGCTACGGTCGCGCGAGGCTTGGAAACCACCTCGATCGTGTTGAGCAGCATCTCGCGGTGGACGCCCGGGTAGAGCTTCCCGTCGGTTGTCGCGCGGTCGATGATCGCGTCCGCGCTCTGACGCAGGTCGTGGGAGTCACGGTCGACGAGCTGGAGCTCCCACTCGACGCCGATCGTGGAGCGTTGGGAAGATCCGAAGGGCAAAGACATGACGATCCTTTCGCTGACTGCCTCCATTGTGGCAGGGCGGCGCGCGGTGTCGGCGGAGAGCTTTCTTACAGGTTGTTTGCCAACCGCCGGCAGATGATCGCGCGGTGGCGTCCGTCCACGCGCGTCGCGATGACGGTCAGCTGCTCGCCTCCGCCGCCCAGTTTCAATGATTTGCGCAAGTCGTCGGGGTTGATGTCTGCTCCGCGCTTCTTGATCTCGACGCTTCCTGCGCCCCGCGAGCGCAGCTCGGCGGAAATTGCCTTCGCCCGCAGATTGGTCACCGCGAGGACTTCGAAGCGGTCGTAGAACGGGGAATCCGGCAGGCTATCGGCGGTCAGGTAGGCGATCCTGTCGGACACGATGCCTGCGCTGACATCCTCCGCGAGGCGTCCCAGGAGCCCCGATCGGATGACTGCGCTGTCCGGCTCGGCGATCATTGTGCCCAGGGGGGCGACATCCACGCGAGGCGCGGGTGCGTTGGGCGCATACCCCTCGGGGGTGGACAGCGAGTGTGCTGCCCCGGCCTCGTCCACAAGGAGGCACGAGCGTCCTCGGCCCTCGGGGGACAGAGCGGGGGACCACAGCGATGCCTCGACGAGGTCGCCGCCCACGCTCACCCACTGCGCGTGCCAGGATGACGGGATGTGCTCGTAGGCGATGCCGGGGGCCACCTTGATGCCGACGCGCTCGATCGTCGACGCCCAGCCCAGGGCGAGGGAGAGGGGAGGAGACCACTGCTGTGGGTCCGTGATGCGCGCCGACCCGCGCGAGGCACCCGTGCGGCGGGCGGGGTCCGCGAAGATCGCGTCGACGCCCTCGGCGGCAAGCTCTCCCATGTCGAGGTCGGTGACATCTCCCAGGCGGACCTCGGCGCTCTCAAAAGCACGCAGGTTCGCGGCCGCGGCTCCCGCAGCGTCCGGGTCGATGTCGACGGCCAGCACGTTCATTCCGAGGCCAGCGATCGCCAGTGCGTCCGACCCGATACCGCAGCCCAGGTCTGCGACGCGCGTCGCCCCGCAGTCCCTGAAGCGCTGGGCGTGACGTGCAGCTACGACGAGGCGTGTCGCCTGCTCGAGGCCGTCGCGCGTGAACACCATCTGGGAGGCGAAAGGTCCGAACTTTGCGCGTGCCGCCTGGCGCAGTGCCAGCTGCGTGAGGACGGCGGCCACCAGCTCCGCGTTGAGGCCGGAGGCGCGCAGGGCGGATCCAAGCTCGGAGAGCGGGATGGGATTTTGTGCCTGCTTGGCCTGCAGGGACTCCAGCAGCTCCCAGCCGGGGGAGGAAAGGATGGGGGTTAGGGTGCTCACCTGCCCATTGTCCCATCTTCGCGAGGGGGAAGCCCCCTAGGCGGCGCGCGGCCGTCTCGGGATGCGGGGAGAAAGCATCGCCGAGGGTGAACGCTCCTGGCACTCAGCTTGCTCGAGTGCCAGGAGCGTGCCTACACTCGTGGAGGAAGCGCGGGAAAACCCGCGACCGGTCCTGCACCTGGCCCCCGCGACGGCAGGGAAAGGACGAGCACCTTCGTGACAAAGAAGAAAGGGAGCGACAATGTCGATCTCCATCAAGCCCCTCGAGGACCGCATCGTCATCCGTCAGGTTGAGGCCGAGCAGACCACCGCCTCCGGCCTGGTCATCCCGGACACCGCCAAGGAGAAGCCGCAGGAAGGCGAAGTTATCGCCGTGGGCCCCGGCCGCGTGGATGACAACGGCAACCGTATCCCCGTCGACGTCAAGGTCGGCGACGTGGTGATCTACTCGCGCTACGGCGGCACCGAGGTCAAGTACGACGGCCAGGAGTTCCAGATCCTGTCCTCGCGTGACGTGCTGGCGGTCGTGGAGCGCTGAGCGCTTCGCACGCTGACGCATAAGGGGGCGGCCCGGAAGAAATCCTTCCGGGCCGCCCCTTCATATGCTCCGTGCCCGTGGTGAGGGTGATTCCTCTGCGGGCCTCGCATCAGGACGCGGACTGCGCGGCCTGTTCGACAATGGTGTTGCGGATGTACGAGGCGTCGCGGTAGCCGCTGATGAACGCCTTGTTGATAAACATCGTGGGCGTACCCGTGATGCCGGCCTGGTGTGCCTGTTCCTTGGCTGCCTTCACCGTGGAGGCGGTGTGGTCGGCGAGCATCGTCTCGCGGAACTTGTCCAGGTCGGGCACCCCCGCCTTGGCTGCGAGGTCGACGAGGGCCTGTTCGGAGTACTGGGGGTGCCCGCTCGGGTCAGCCGCCGCGTAGATGGCGTCGTGGAACTCCCAGAACTTTCCCTGCTCGCCAGCGGCGATGCCCGCCTGCGCGGCCAGGGGCGACGTCTCGGTGATCTGAGCCAGGTCGTACCACTCGACGCGCAGGGTGCCATCAGCGACGAGGTCTGCCAGCGCGGGATCGACCTCCTGGGCGTACTTCGTGCAGTAGGGGCAAGCGAAATCGGAGAAGATGACCATGGTGACGGGGGCGTTAATGTCGCCCTTGGCCTTCGGGTCATCAGCCTGGTGACGCACGAAAGAGTTCATGATCGCCAGGTTCTGGGCGTTCGTCTGGCTGGGGGCTGCCGTCTCCTTGTTCTGCGGCATCTGTGCGGCCTCGGTCTGCGTCGCCGCGGGGGTCGCCTGGCTCGCCGGAGAGGTAGAGGAGAGCTGAATGCCCATCCACACGCAGACGCCCGCGAGGATCGCGGTGATCGGCGCGGTGATGAAGAACAGGGTCTTGTATGGGGTGGTGGGGGCGTCCTCGGCCTTCTTGTGCGAGGCCTTGGCGTCGTTGCTGGTCATGTGAACTCCAGGGTGCTGTCGGCGAATAGCTGGGCAGTAAAAAGGTGCGGCACCGCGGTGGCGATGCCGCACCGAGCGATGGATGCGCGTTAGGAGACGCGGCGGCCGCGCCCGGAGGAGCGGATCTCTTCGCGTCGTTCTTCTTCGGTCATTCCACCCCAGATGCCGTAGGGCTCCTGGGCGGCTAGTGCGTAGGACCGGCACTGCTCGATCACCGGGCAGGTCGCGCAGATCGCCTTGGCGTTTGCTGCGCGGCGCCTACGCGTGGAACCGCGCTCACCCTCGGGGTG is a window from the Schaalia odontolytica genome containing:
- the groES gene encoding co-chaperone GroES, with translation MSISIKPLEDRIVIRQVEAEQTTASGLVIPDTAKEKPQEGEVIAVGPGRVDDNGNRIPVDVKVGDVVIYSRYGGTEVKYDGQEFQILSSRDVLAVVER
- a CDS encoding WhiB family transcriptional regulator: MTDVSRLPGPMIDAWEWQYEAACRDLDTELFFHPEGERGSTRRRRAANAKAICATCPVIEQCRSYALAAQEPYGIWGGMTEEERREEIRSSGRGRRVS
- a CDS encoding bifunctional lysylphosphatidylglycerol flippase/synthetase MprF, producing the protein MEQEAVGTPEAQSAPSTLVRITSRIGVTAKTLWLLPSSLALLTIRWLSRCPGTAILTIALTVMSATYWVWRDQFTALEASPSAPHWWSILSSVGAVPGNFLATAVLGIVTMIIAGGAAERHLGTRAWIAVAVAGQVAGVTATWLTLPALTTVFSMWGLSIDEGSLWGTSLILVALAGAAAQSLASHWRWRARFLLIGILILSAAILGSALSYARVWALLAGMAAARLAGVRGAHSGSGDEITIGRQLASVAALCWACAAALTVVSSAPEGPLAQMRWSLGPAWWLEGRTGVITTLLCLAPITLQLIFAYGLRKGRRAAYYGTLVLQGVLGLSTVASTAVALAQGTDEKGMARPELMTTASFLLVPVILNVALCVIAWWVRRSFTIHAEPSTTSTLLRRWILLMVGCAGAVLILGFLTSDSFVPLAALTSGDELAVTDYATVFQVLHDYTLALLPTATASIFEPSLVPMTLFAEAPVLWVPLVAWVGTLAIILSALLARPRIPLSSPLDALTPLLRSHGAGTLGWMQTWEGSQVWVSPSAEAGVAYRGSGGVALTVTDLAYRPGAASEAIAQFSSFASASGLTPALYSIHEELAQAAREAGWTIMQVAEESLLDLPGLAFKGKAYQDVRTAMNHATREGVEAVWTTWEECPAGWRDQITVISNSWSADKALPEMSFTLGGVRELAVPETRILVAIDGESTIHAVTSWLPIYRDGQIVGLTLDVMRRRTDGWRPAIEFLIGKAALDAQEEGLKVLSLSGAPLSRSAEDTSAFGPLTDALAAIMEPLYGFTSLHAFKRKFKPRTQSLYLAVPDPASLATVGLAISHAYVPHVSPAQTLTLVASVASGLTKLAAKGVGDLRSTRTASRGSASSHAHEPSEASHASS
- a CDS encoding glutamate--cysteine ligase; the encoded protein is MSLPFGSSQRSTIGVEWELQLVDRDSHDLRQSADAIIDRATTDGKLYPGVHREMLLNTIEVVSKPRATVAECLADLTDCVDYLTPLASDLRIDLATAGTHPFARPGRQRVTDSERYAQLVERTAYWGHQMLLYGVHVHVGVEDRAKILPIQAALTAHLGHLQAISASSPFWAGEDTGYASNRSMVFQQLPTAGIPRQFDTWEDLEAYTNDMIRTGVIESFDEVRWDIRPSPAFGTIENRVYDAATNATEVGTFAAVTHVLVEHFSRLYDAGEPLPSLPDWFVAENKWRSARYGMDATLIVSRDGTTESARDGIARLKEELAPVAADLGCAREFAGLETILTLGASYERQRAVAAAARPGQGLDAVVDLMRAEMSAGRPLALAEFATLRA
- a CDS encoding class I SAM-dependent methyltransferase, with the protein product MSTLTPILSSPGWELLESLQAKQAQNPIPLSELGSALRASGLNAELVAAVLTQLALRQAARAKFGPFASQMVFTRDGLEQATRLVVAARHAQRFRDCGATRVADLGCGIGSDALAIAGLGMNVLAVDIDPDAAGAAAANLRAFESAEVRLGDVTDLDMGELAAEGVDAIFADPARRTGASRGSARITDPQQWSPPLSLALGWASTIERVGIKVAPGIAYEHIPSSWHAQWVSVGGDLVEASLWSPALSPEGRGRSCLLVDEAGAAHSLSTPEGYAPNAPAPRVDVAPLGTMIAEPDSAVIRSGLLGRLAEDVSAGIVSDRIAYLTADSLPDSPFYDRFEVLAVTNLRAKAISAELRSRGAGSVEIKKRGADINPDDLRKSLKLGGGGEQLTVIATRVDGRHRAIICRRLANNL
- a CDS encoding DsbA family protein — translated: MTSNDAKASHKKAEDAPTTPYKTLFFITAPITAILAGVCVWMGIQLSSTSPASQATPAATQTEAAQMPQNKETAAPSQTNAQNLAIMNSFVRHQADDPKAKGDINAPVTMVIFSDFACPYCTKYAQEVDPALADLVADGTLRVEWYDLAQITETSPLAAQAGIAAGEQGKFWEFHDAIYAAADPSGHPQYSEQALVDLAAKAGVPDLDKFRETMLADHTASTVKAAKEQAHQAGITGTPTMFINKAFISGYRDASYIRNTIVEQAAQSAS